The following nucleotide sequence is from Dehalococcoidia bacterium.
GATCAAGGAGGCCGCGGCGGTAGGAGCCACCCAGTTCTGGTGGACGGCGAATATGCCGGACAAAGCGGCGTTCATCCGCTCCTTCAGCAGAGACGTCATGCCGCTGGTGGCCTCGTAAGCCGGCACCAGCGCCCGCGCGGCGACGTGGTGCGCGGAATCGTGTATGATGGCACGCGCGCCATCACCAACTTGACGCCGTAGCACAACCGAACTCAGAAAAAGGCTGTTCGAGGGGAGAGATGACCACGACGTTTGACTACACAAAAGACATCGCCCGCGCCGCCGCGGAGATTGGCCTTCGTCTGCCTGAGATCGTTGAGCCTCACGACAAGTCCGTGACCGTCAACGGCCTCCGACTGCACTACCTGGACTGGGGCAACGAGGGCAAGCCACCGATGCTCCTGCTCCACGGCGGCTCTCAGACCGCCCATAGCTGGGACTTCTTCGCGCTCGCCGTCCGCACAAGCTTTCACGTCGTAGCGCTGGACCAGCGCGGCCACGGCGACAGCCAGTGGGCGCCGGACGGCGACTACAGCCTGGATGCCCATCAGCGGGACATCCACTCCTTTGTCCAGACGATGGGTCTGGACAAATTTGTCATCGTTGGCCTCAGCATGGGCGGGCGGAACACTCTGGTGTACACAGGGAACCATCCGGAGAGGGTGCGCGCGGCGGTCATCGTGGACGTGGGGCCGGAGACGCGGCGCGAGGGCCGGCGGCAGATCCGCGAGTTCGTGACGTCAACCGACGAACTGGACTCCGTTGAGGCGTTCGCCCAGCGGGTCTTGGAGCGAAATCCCCGCAGGAAACTGCCGCAGCTTGTCGGAAGCCTCCAGTGGAACCTGAAGCAGCTTCCCAGCGGCAAGTGGACGTGGAAGTACGACAAACTCCTGCGGACGCCGGGTTTCCGGCCCGCACGCGGCACGGTGGAGGACCTGTGGGCATGCGCGAGAAACATCGCCTGCCCCACGCTCATCGTGCGCGGCGGCGACAGCCTCGTTCTCGACAGAGAGGGCGCGGAGCACCTGCAACAGGCGATACAGGGCAGCCAACTCGTGGAGG
It contains:
- a CDS encoding alpha/beta hydrolase, whose protein sequence is MTTTFDYTKDIARAAAEIGLRLPEIVEPHDKSVTVNGLRLHYLDWGNEGKPPMLLLHGGSQTAHSWDFFALAVRTSFHVVALDQRGHGDSQWAPDGDYSLDAHQRDIHSFVQTMGLDKFVIVGLSMGGRNTLVYTGNHPERVRAAVIVDVGPETRREGRRQIREFVTSTDELDSVEAFAQRVLERNPRRKLPQLVGSLQWNLKQLPSGKWTWKYDKLLRTPGFRPARGTVEDLWACARNIACPTLIVRGGDSLVLDREGAEHLQQAIQGSQLVEVANAGHTVPGDNPLGFETAVKPFLEGLP